A stretch of Lathyrus oleraceus cultivar Zhongwan6 chromosome 6, CAAS_Psat_ZW6_1.0, whole genome shotgun sequence DNA encodes these proteins:
- the LOC127091259 gene encoding cysteine-rich receptor-like protein kinase 44 isoform X3 has protein sequence MSIPSLLCSLQILLFIIFTYQTKAVYDQINSYHYFCDQSNNRANYTTNSTYHKNLNTLLTTLTSNTDINYGFYNFSFGESSDRVYSTGLCRGDLLPNDCRSCLSGSRENLTRSCPNQREAIFWSKDERCMLRYSDQLIFGIMEDVPNFSSNNLDDSVDVNLSNEVVMSLLNNLTSKAVKGDSRIKYAAGSLPGPSVEIIYGLVQCAPDLSEKDCNSCLVENLQQIPDCCKGKIGGRVVRPSCNMRFETSYLFYETRASPPRSPPTNTTGKSKRSTIVGIGVAIPIGVVVLVFIFFCICLKIRKSKKKFEDIQEEEDQDGKIEVLEPLQLNFNTICNATNDFFDSNKLGEGGFGIVYKGRLSNGQEIAVKRLSGDSGQGDSEFKNEVFLVAKLQHRNLVRLLGFCLQGRERILVYEFVHNKSLDYFIFDQTKKAQLYWEMRYKIILGIARGILYLHEDSRLRIIHRDLKASNVLLDEEMNPKIADFGMARLFGVDQTQANTRRIVGTYGYMAPEYAMHGHFSMKSDVFSFGILLLEIVSGIKNHGIRDGEYTEYLSSFAWRNWKDGTATNVIDPTLNNDSQNEIVRCIHIGLLCVQENISNRPTMASVIVMLNSHSITLPVPSEPAFYMDSRNSQDIISWGHNLAQESINEVSNTELYPR, from the exons ATGTCTATTCCTTCCTTACTTTGCTCTCTCCAAATTCTCCTATTCATAATTTTCACATATCAAACCAAAGCTGTATACGACCAAATTAACTCATACCACTACTTTTGTGATCAAAGCAACAACAGAGCTAACTACACAACCAATAGCACCTATCACAAAAACCTCAACACACTCTTAACTACTCTCACTTCCAACACAGATATCAACTACGGTTTCTATAATTTTTCATTCGGCGAAAGCAGCGACAGAGTCTATTCAACTGGACTCTGTCGAGGCGATCTTTTGCCGAATGATTGTCGTAGTTGCCTCAGTGGTTCAAGAGAAAATCTCACACGTAGTTGTCCAAACCAAAGAGAAGCAATTTTTTGGTCCAAAGACGAAAGATGTATGTTGCGTTACTCCGACCAGTTAATATTTGGTATCATGGAGGATGTTCCTAATTTTTCTTCAAATAACTTGGATGATTCCGTTGATGTTAATTTGTCTAATGAAGTTGTTATGAGTTTGTTGAATAATCTAACAAGTAAAGCTGTGAAAGGTGATTCTAGGATTAAATACGCTGCTGGAAGTTTACCCGGTCCTTCTGTCGAGATTATATACGGTTTGGTTCAGTGTGCACCTGATTTGTCTGAAAAGGATTGCAATTCATGTTTGGTTGAGAATCTTCAACAAATTCCAGATTGTTGTAAAGGTAAGATTGGTGGAAGGGTTGTTAGGCCTAGTTGTAACATGAGATTTGAAACATCTTATCTTTTTTATGAAACTCGAGCATCACCGCCGCGGTCTCCTCCGACTAACACCACCG GTAAAAGCAAAAGGAGTACCATTGTTGGCATTGGTGTAGCAATACCAATTGGTGTCGTTGTTTTGGTCTTCATCTTTTTCTGCATCTGTTTAAAAATaaggaagtcaaagaaaaagTTTGAAG ACATTCAAGAAGAAGAAGATCAGGACGGCAAAATTGAAGTTTTAGAGCCATTGCAACTCAACTTCAACACTATATGTAATGCTACAAATGACTTCTTTGATTCTAATAAACTTGGAGAAGGAGGATTCGGGATTGTTTACAAA GGTAGACTTTCTAATGGACAAGAGATTGCTGTCAAGAGATTGTCGGGGGATTCTGGACAAGGGGATTCAGAGTTTAAGAATGAGGTATTTTTAGTGGCTAAACTTCAGCACCGAAATTTGGTTAGATTACTTGGCTTCTGTCTACAAGGGAGAGAAAGAATACTTGTATATGAGTTTGTTCATAACAAAAGTCTTGATTATTTCATTTTTG ATCAAACTAAGAAAGCACAATTATATTGGGAAATGCGCTACAAAATCATTTTAGGCATTGCTCGAGGCATTCTTTATCTTCATGAAGATTCTCGACTGCGTATTATTCACCGTGATCTCAAAGCAAGTAATGTTCTCTTAGATGAAGAGATGAATCCAAAAATAGCTGATTTTGGCATGGCAAGACTATTTGGTGTAGACCAAACTCAAGCAAACACGAGAAGAATTGTGGGAACCTA TGGATACATGGCCCCTGAGTATGCAATGCATGGACACTTTTCAATGAAGTCAGATGTCTTCAGTTTTGGTATATTACTTCTTGAAATTGTAAGTGGTATAAAAAATCATGGCATTCGTGATGGGGAGTATACAGAGTATCTCTCGAGCTTT GCTTGGAGAAATTGGAAGGATGGGACTGCAACAAATGTCATTGATCCCACATTAAACAATGATTCACAAAATGAAATAGTGAGATGTATCCATATTGGATTACTATGTGTTCAAGAGAATATATCTAACAGGCCAACGATGGCTTCTGTCATAGTAATGCTTAATAGTCATTCTATTACTCTCCCAGTGCCATCAGAACCTGCATTTTATATGGATAGTCGAAACTCTCAAGACATTATATCATGGGGCCATAATTTAGCTCAAGAATCAATCAATGAAGTCTCAAATACAGAGTTATATCCTCGCTAG
- the LOC127091259 gene encoding cysteine-rich receptor-like protein kinase 44 isoform X1 — MSIPSLLCSLQILLFIIFTYQTKAVYDQINSYHYFCDQSNNRANYTTNSTYHKNLNTLLTTLTSNTDINYGFYNFSFGESSDRVYSTGLCRGDLLPNDCRSCLSGSRENLTRSCPNQREAIFWSKDERCMLRYSDQLIFGIMEDVPNFSSNNLDDSVDVNLSNEVVMSLLNNLTSKAVKGDSRIKYAAGSLPGPSVEIIYGLVQCAPDLSEKDCNSCLVENLQQIPDCCKGKIGGRVVRPSCNMRFETSYLFYETRASPPRSPPTNTTGSNTKPLLLRDLVCAGKSKRSTIVGIGVAIPIGVVVLVFIFFCICLKIRKSKKKFEDIQEEEDQDGKIEVLEPLQLNFNTICNATNDFFDSNKLGEGGFGIVYKGRLSNGQEIAVKRLSGDSGQGDSEFKNEVFLVAKLQHRNLVRLLGFCLQGRERILVYEFVHNKSLDYFIFDQTKKAQLYWEMRYKIILGIARGILYLHEDSRLRIIHRDLKASNVLLDEEMNPKIADFGMARLFGVDQTQANTRRIVGTYGYMAPEYAMHGHFSMKSDVFSFGILLLEIVSGIKNHGIRDGEYTEYLSSFAWRNWKDGTATNVIDPTLNNDSQNEIVRCIHIGLLCVQENISNRPTMASVIVMLNSHSITLPVPSEPAFYMDSRNSQDIISWGHNLAQESINEVSNTELYPR, encoded by the exons ATGTCTATTCCTTCCTTACTTTGCTCTCTCCAAATTCTCCTATTCATAATTTTCACATATCAAACCAAAGCTGTATACGACCAAATTAACTCATACCACTACTTTTGTGATCAAAGCAACAACAGAGCTAACTACACAACCAATAGCACCTATCACAAAAACCTCAACACACTCTTAACTACTCTCACTTCCAACACAGATATCAACTACGGTTTCTATAATTTTTCATTCGGCGAAAGCAGCGACAGAGTCTATTCAACTGGACTCTGTCGAGGCGATCTTTTGCCGAATGATTGTCGTAGTTGCCTCAGTGGTTCAAGAGAAAATCTCACACGTAGTTGTCCAAACCAAAGAGAAGCAATTTTTTGGTCCAAAGACGAAAGATGTATGTTGCGTTACTCCGACCAGTTAATATTTGGTATCATGGAGGATGTTCCTAATTTTTCTTCAAATAACTTGGATGATTCCGTTGATGTTAATTTGTCTAATGAAGTTGTTATGAGTTTGTTGAATAATCTAACAAGTAAAGCTGTGAAAGGTGATTCTAGGATTAAATACGCTGCTGGAAGTTTACCCGGTCCTTCTGTCGAGATTATATACGGTTTGGTTCAGTGTGCACCTGATTTGTCTGAAAAGGATTGCAATTCATGTTTGGTTGAGAATCTTCAACAAATTCCAGATTGTTGTAAAGGTAAGATTGGTGGAAGGGTTGTTAGGCCTAGTTGTAACATGAGATTTGAAACATCTTATCTTTTTTATGAAACTCGAGCATCACCGCCGCGGTCTCCTCCGACTAACACCACCGGTAGTAACACTAAACCTT TGTTACTGAGAGATTTGGTTTGTGCAGGTAAAAGCAAAAGGAGTACCATTGTTGGCATTGGTGTAGCAATACCAATTGGTGTCGTTGTTTTGGTCTTCATCTTTTTCTGCATCTGTTTAAAAATaaggaagtcaaagaaaaagTTTGAAG ACATTCAAGAAGAAGAAGATCAGGACGGCAAAATTGAAGTTTTAGAGCCATTGCAACTCAACTTCAACACTATATGTAATGCTACAAATGACTTCTTTGATTCTAATAAACTTGGAGAAGGAGGATTCGGGATTGTTTACAAA GGTAGACTTTCTAATGGACAAGAGATTGCTGTCAAGAGATTGTCGGGGGATTCTGGACAAGGGGATTCAGAGTTTAAGAATGAGGTATTTTTAGTGGCTAAACTTCAGCACCGAAATTTGGTTAGATTACTTGGCTTCTGTCTACAAGGGAGAGAAAGAATACTTGTATATGAGTTTGTTCATAACAAAAGTCTTGATTATTTCATTTTTG ATCAAACTAAGAAAGCACAATTATATTGGGAAATGCGCTACAAAATCATTTTAGGCATTGCTCGAGGCATTCTTTATCTTCATGAAGATTCTCGACTGCGTATTATTCACCGTGATCTCAAAGCAAGTAATGTTCTCTTAGATGAAGAGATGAATCCAAAAATAGCTGATTTTGGCATGGCAAGACTATTTGGTGTAGACCAAACTCAAGCAAACACGAGAAGAATTGTGGGAACCTA TGGATACATGGCCCCTGAGTATGCAATGCATGGACACTTTTCAATGAAGTCAGATGTCTTCAGTTTTGGTATATTACTTCTTGAAATTGTAAGTGGTATAAAAAATCATGGCATTCGTGATGGGGAGTATACAGAGTATCTCTCGAGCTTT GCTTGGAGAAATTGGAAGGATGGGACTGCAACAAATGTCATTGATCCCACATTAAACAATGATTCACAAAATGAAATAGTGAGATGTATCCATATTGGATTACTATGTGTTCAAGAGAATATATCTAACAGGCCAACGATGGCTTCTGTCATAGTAATGCTTAATAGTCATTCTATTACTCTCCCAGTGCCATCAGAACCTGCATTTTATATGGATAGTCGAAACTCTCAAGACATTATATCATGGGGCCATAATTTAGCTCAAGAATCAATCAATGAAGTCTCAAATACAGAGTTATATCCTCGCTAG
- the LOC127091259 gene encoding cysteine-rich receptor-like protein kinase 44 isoform X2, with the protein MSIPSLLCSLQILLFIIFTYQTKAVYDQINSYHYFCDQSNNRANYTTNSTYHKNLNTLLTTLTSNTDINYGFYNFSFGESSDRVYSTGLCRGDLLPNDCRSCLSGSRENLTRSCPNQREAIFWSKDERCMLRYSDQLIFGIMEDVPNFSSNNLDDSVDVNLSNEVVMSLLNNLTSKAVKGDSRIKYAAGSLPGPSVEIIYGLVQCAPDLSEKDCNSCLVENLQQIPDCCKGKIGGRVVRPSCNMRFETSYLFYETRASPPRSPPTNTTGSNTKPYLVCAGKSKRSTIVGIGVAIPIGVVVLVFIFFCICLKIRKSKKKFEDIQEEEDQDGKIEVLEPLQLNFNTICNATNDFFDSNKLGEGGFGIVYKGRLSNGQEIAVKRLSGDSGQGDSEFKNEVFLVAKLQHRNLVRLLGFCLQGRERILVYEFVHNKSLDYFIFDQTKKAQLYWEMRYKIILGIARGILYLHEDSRLRIIHRDLKASNVLLDEEMNPKIADFGMARLFGVDQTQANTRRIVGTYGYMAPEYAMHGHFSMKSDVFSFGILLLEIVSGIKNHGIRDGEYTEYLSSFAWRNWKDGTATNVIDPTLNNDSQNEIVRCIHIGLLCVQENISNRPTMASVIVMLNSHSITLPVPSEPAFYMDSRNSQDIISWGHNLAQESINEVSNTELYPR; encoded by the exons ATGTCTATTCCTTCCTTACTTTGCTCTCTCCAAATTCTCCTATTCATAATTTTCACATATCAAACCAAAGCTGTATACGACCAAATTAACTCATACCACTACTTTTGTGATCAAAGCAACAACAGAGCTAACTACACAACCAATAGCACCTATCACAAAAACCTCAACACACTCTTAACTACTCTCACTTCCAACACAGATATCAACTACGGTTTCTATAATTTTTCATTCGGCGAAAGCAGCGACAGAGTCTATTCAACTGGACTCTGTCGAGGCGATCTTTTGCCGAATGATTGTCGTAGTTGCCTCAGTGGTTCAAGAGAAAATCTCACACGTAGTTGTCCAAACCAAAGAGAAGCAATTTTTTGGTCCAAAGACGAAAGATGTATGTTGCGTTACTCCGACCAGTTAATATTTGGTATCATGGAGGATGTTCCTAATTTTTCTTCAAATAACTTGGATGATTCCGTTGATGTTAATTTGTCTAATGAAGTTGTTATGAGTTTGTTGAATAATCTAACAAGTAAAGCTGTGAAAGGTGATTCTAGGATTAAATACGCTGCTGGAAGTTTACCCGGTCCTTCTGTCGAGATTATATACGGTTTGGTTCAGTGTGCACCTGATTTGTCTGAAAAGGATTGCAATTCATGTTTGGTTGAGAATCTTCAACAAATTCCAGATTGTTGTAAAGGTAAGATTGGTGGAAGGGTTGTTAGGCCTAGTTGTAACATGAGATTTGAAACATCTTATCTTTTTTATGAAACTCGAGCATCACCGCCGCGGTCTCCTCCGACTAACACCACCGGTAGTAACACTAAACCTT ATTTGGTTTGTGCAGGTAAAAGCAAAAGGAGTACCATTGTTGGCATTGGTGTAGCAATACCAATTGGTGTCGTTGTTTTGGTCTTCATCTTTTTCTGCATCTGTTTAAAAATaaggaagtcaaagaaaaagTTTGAAG ACATTCAAGAAGAAGAAGATCAGGACGGCAAAATTGAAGTTTTAGAGCCATTGCAACTCAACTTCAACACTATATGTAATGCTACAAATGACTTCTTTGATTCTAATAAACTTGGAGAAGGAGGATTCGGGATTGTTTACAAA GGTAGACTTTCTAATGGACAAGAGATTGCTGTCAAGAGATTGTCGGGGGATTCTGGACAAGGGGATTCAGAGTTTAAGAATGAGGTATTTTTAGTGGCTAAACTTCAGCACCGAAATTTGGTTAGATTACTTGGCTTCTGTCTACAAGGGAGAGAAAGAATACTTGTATATGAGTTTGTTCATAACAAAAGTCTTGATTATTTCATTTTTG ATCAAACTAAGAAAGCACAATTATATTGGGAAATGCGCTACAAAATCATTTTAGGCATTGCTCGAGGCATTCTTTATCTTCATGAAGATTCTCGACTGCGTATTATTCACCGTGATCTCAAAGCAAGTAATGTTCTCTTAGATGAAGAGATGAATCCAAAAATAGCTGATTTTGGCATGGCAAGACTATTTGGTGTAGACCAAACTCAAGCAAACACGAGAAGAATTGTGGGAACCTA TGGATACATGGCCCCTGAGTATGCAATGCATGGACACTTTTCAATGAAGTCAGATGTCTTCAGTTTTGGTATATTACTTCTTGAAATTGTAAGTGGTATAAAAAATCATGGCATTCGTGATGGGGAGTATACAGAGTATCTCTCGAGCTTT GCTTGGAGAAATTGGAAGGATGGGACTGCAACAAATGTCATTGATCCCACATTAAACAATGATTCACAAAATGAAATAGTGAGATGTATCCATATTGGATTACTATGTGTTCAAGAGAATATATCTAACAGGCCAACGATGGCTTCTGTCATAGTAATGCTTAATAGTCATTCTATTACTCTCCCAGTGCCATCAGAACCTGCATTTTATATGGATAGTCGAAACTCTCAAGACATTATATCATGGGGCCATAATTTAGCTCAAGAATCAATCAATGAAGTCTCAAATACAGAGTTATATCCTCGCTAG